Proteins from a genomic interval of Arthrobacter sp. CAN_C5:
- the hemE gene encoding uroporphyrinogen decarboxylase yields the protein MTLSAAHPLVDGRTSSSPLISAYRGQRPSRRPVWFMRQAGRSLPEYRKLREGTAMLDSCLDPAMASEITLQPVRRHDTDAAIFFSDIVIPLKLAGVDVDIVPGIGPVLGAPIRTAADVAALPELTDEALEPIRQAVALTVAELGSTPLIGFAGAPFTLAAYMVEGKPSRDHLGPRTMMHSDPETWGALTRWAADASGKFLRAQLEAGASAAQLFDSWAGSLGLADYQAHVAPASGRALEFVRGLGAPLIHFGTGTSELLVAMRDVGVDVVGVDYRLPLDEANRRLGGTVPLQGNIDPALLTAPWEVLEAHVLDVLKAGSAAPGHVVNLGHGVPPDTDPTVLTRIVELIHSVEP from the coding sequence ATGACTTTGAGTGCAGCACACCCCCTGGTAGATGGCCGGACTTCCTCCTCGCCTCTGATCTCGGCCTACCGCGGTCAGCGGCCCAGTCGTCGTCCGGTGTGGTTCATGCGCCAGGCCGGACGGTCCCTCCCGGAATACCGCAAGCTGCGGGAGGGGACAGCGATGCTCGACTCCTGCCTCGACCCGGCCATGGCCTCGGAGATCACTCTCCAGCCGGTCCGCCGGCACGACACAGATGCGGCCATCTTTTTCTCCGACATCGTCATCCCGCTGAAGCTCGCCGGTGTCGACGTCGACATCGTCCCGGGGATCGGTCCCGTGCTCGGCGCCCCGATCCGCACTGCCGCCGACGTCGCGGCGCTTCCGGAGCTTACCGACGAGGCACTTGAACCAATCCGTCAGGCGGTCGCACTGACCGTCGCTGAACTCGGCAGCACCCCCCTGATCGGGTTCGCCGGTGCGCCGTTCACCCTCGCCGCCTACATGGTCGAGGGCAAACCCTCCCGCGACCACCTGGGGCCGCGCACCATGATGCACTCCGATCCCGAGACCTGGGGTGCGCTCACCCGCTGGGCTGCCGATGCGTCGGGCAAGTTCCTCCGGGCCCAGCTGGAAGCCGGCGCCAGCGCGGCGCAACTGTTCGACTCGTGGGCAGGGTCCCTCGGTCTGGCGGACTACCAGGCGCACGTCGCCCCGGCCTCCGGGCGTGCCCTCGAGTTCGTGAGGGGTCTCGGCGCACCCCTCATCCACTTCGGGACCGGTACCTCGGAGCTGCTGGTCGCCATGCGCGACGTCGGCGTGGACGTGGTGGGGGTGGACTACCGGCTACCGCTCGACGAGGCCAACCGGCGCCTCGGCGGCACGGTTCCCCTGCAGGGCAACATCGACCCTGCACTCCTGACGGCGCCGTGGGAGGTGCTCGAAGCACACGTTCTCGACGTCCTCAAGGCAGGGTCGGCTGCCCCGGGCCACGTGGTGAACCTCGGCCACGGGGTACCACCGGACACCGATCCCACCGTTCTGACGCGCATCGTCGAACTTATCCACTCGGTGGAACCGTAA
- the hemG gene encoding protoporphyrinogen oxidase: MPHRTTVSRQPAARTVVVVGGGMAGLVAARELAERGLDVTVLERSAGFGGCVADHEVAGLRLDSGAESYSTRSETVPALARELGLGDLLVTPNPVGAWIQFPGKDPQHSAMPLPRSGILGIPADVLDPDIVNAIGRAGALRASLDRVLPLGSLYKDDGVSLGEVVRARMGVDVLDRLVAPVVGGVFSADPDDLDVDSVAPGLRKMMKKHGSLGAAVGAMRAAAPAGSAVGGLSGGMAQLTRVLTDELRAAGVHLRPGSEVRSIARSGIGWTITTSVSTSTESTSTNPASAEVSSTESDAESTVKADAVVMAVDGPGAVDLLGDALPRLLADRPRAVPGVALVTLVVDVPELDAHPRGTGVLVAAGAEGVSAKALTHATAKWQWLADQAGPGSHVLRLSYGRAGQVGEEVADDDSLYRQALADASALLETPIADDDVVGWKVVRWNGALPHASVGHRDLVARVRAAAAAERNLEITGAWLAGTGLVAVIDDARVRATALADRLT; this comes from the coding sequence ATGCCGCACCGCACCACTGTTTCCCGCCAGCCGGCGGCCAGGACCGTCGTCGTGGTCGGTGGCGGAATGGCCGGGCTGGTCGCTGCCCGCGAGCTGGCGGAGCGGGGCCTGGACGTGACTGTCCTTGAGCGCTCGGCGGGTTTCGGCGGTTGCGTCGCTGACCATGAGGTCGCCGGGCTGAGGCTGGACAGTGGTGCCGAGTCCTACTCCACCCGGTCGGAGACAGTCCCGGCGCTGGCGCGTGAGCTGGGACTCGGAGATCTGCTGGTCACGCCCAACCCGGTGGGCGCCTGGATTCAGTTCCCCGGGAAGGATCCGCAGCACAGCGCAATGCCGTTGCCCCGCAGCGGCATCCTGGGTATTCCCGCAGACGTGCTCGACCCGGACATCGTCAACGCTATTGGCCGCGCAGGAGCGCTGCGGGCATCCCTTGACCGGGTGCTGCCCCTCGGGAGCCTGTACAAGGACGACGGCGTCAGCCTCGGTGAGGTGGTGCGCGCCCGCATGGGAGTCGACGTCCTCGACCGCCTCGTTGCCCCAGTGGTCGGCGGAGTATTTTCGGCGGACCCCGACGACCTGGACGTCGATTCGGTGGCGCCGGGCCTCCGCAAGATGATGAAGAAACACGGGTCACTCGGCGCGGCAGTGGGTGCCATGCGTGCCGCTGCGCCAGCCGGATCAGCGGTTGGTGGACTGAGCGGAGGAATGGCCCAGCTCACCCGGGTGCTGACCGACGAATTACGGGCCGCCGGAGTCCACCTGCGCCCCGGGAGCGAGGTGCGCAGCATCGCCCGTTCCGGGATCGGCTGGACAATCACGACGAGCGTTTCCACCAGCACGGAATCCACCAGCACGAATCCCGCCAGTGCAGAAGTTTCCAGCACGGAATCCGACGCGGAGTCCACGGTGAAGGCCGACGCCGTCGTCATGGCAGTGGATGGGCCCGGCGCCGTCGACCTGCTGGGCGACGCGCTGCCGCGCCTCCTCGCCGACCGTCCCCGGGCCGTTCCCGGCGTTGCACTGGTGACCCTCGTGGTCGACGTCCCGGAACTCGACGCGCATCCCCGGGGGACGGGGGTCCTGGTGGCTGCCGGGGCCGAGGGCGTCAGCGCCAAAGCCCTCACCCACGCCACCGCCAAATGGCAGTGGCTGGCCGACCAGGCAGGGCCGGGCTCGCACGTGTTGCGACTGTCCTATGGCAGGGCCGGGCAGGTGGGGGAGGAAGTCGCCGACGACGACAGCCTGTACCGGCAGGCGCTCGCCGACGCGTCGGCCCTGCTCGAGACCCCGATTGCCGATGACGACGTGGTGGGGTGGAAGGTGGTCCGCTGGAACGGTGCCCTCCCGCACGCGTCGGTGGGACACCGGGACCTGGTGGCACGGGTTCGTGCCGCCGCCGCCGCCGAACGGAACCTGGAGATCACGGGTGCCTGGCTGGCGGGCACCGGCCTGGTCGCCGTCATCGACGACGCACGGGTCCGGGCGACAGCGCTCGCCGACCGGCTCACCTAG
- the hemQ gene encoding hydrogen peroxide-dependent heme synthase: protein MSEQTRTEHTQNSSTATDGDAAVEQYFTLWTVFKRSAVTQPSATGSLDEVVASLDADGVTLRGFYDVSAMREDADVMVWLHGSKPEALQAAVRKIRRTAEFAAAEIVWSAMGVHRAAEFSKSHSPAFSRGVAPAEWVCVYPFVRSYDWYILPSEERREMLYDHGLKGRDYPQVLSNTVSSFALGDWEWILALEAPELVDLVDLMRHLRETEARRHVRDEIPFYTGRRIDTAGIAEVLL, encoded by the coding sequence ATGAGTGAGCAAACCCGCACGGAGCACACGCAGAATTCCTCAACAGCCACCGACGGCGACGCCGCGGTAGAGCAGTACTTCACCCTGTGGACGGTGTTCAAACGCAGCGCCGTCACGCAGCCCTCCGCCACCGGATCTCTCGATGAGGTAGTCGCCTCCCTCGACGCTGACGGTGTGACACTGCGCGGCTTCTATGACGTGTCAGCGATGCGTGAGGATGCCGACGTCATGGTCTGGCTCCACGGATCCAAGCCCGAAGCGCTGCAGGCAGCGGTCCGCAAGATCCGTCGGACCGCCGAGTTCGCAGCCGCCGAGATCGTCTGGTCGGCAATGGGAGTCCACCGGGCCGCCGAATTCTCCAAGAGCCACTCGCCGGCCTTTTCACGAGGCGTGGCGCCGGCCGAATGGGTCTGCGTCTACCCGTTTGTCCGCTCCTATGACTGGTACATCCTGCCATCGGAAGAACGCCGGGAAATGCTGTACGACCACGGCTTGAAGGGCCGCGACTACCCGCAGGTCCTGTCCAACACCGTCTCCTCGTTCGCCCTCGGCGACTGGGAGTGGATCCTGGCCCTTGAAGCACCCGAACTGGTTGACCTCGTTGACCTCATGCGCCACCTGCGTGAGACAGAGGCCAGACGCCATGTTCGTGACGAGATTCCCTTTTATACCGGACGGCGGATTGATACCGCCGGGATTGCAGAGGTGCTCCTATGA
- a CDS encoding ferrochelatase, producing MTAQAFHPLDGVDDNGRMAPKDYDAIVLASFGGPEGQEDVIPFLRNVTRGRGIPDERLEEVSHHYRANGGISPINAQNRALKAAMEAELASRGIDLPVFWGNRNWAPFIADTLQEAYDAGHRRVLTVTTSAYSCYSSCRQYREDLGMALVETGLDGKLEVDKVRQYFDHPGFVEPFVEGVTDGLAALRRKLADSGEADAPIHILFATHSIPTGDADAAGPRVNGEADGGPAYAEGAYVAQHLATAQAVLDRIPTSANVDWSLVYQSRSGAPHVPWLEPDINDAIKDLAAAGTKGVVIVPLGFVSDHMEVKWDLDTEALETCADLGVLAERVPTPGTHEKFVAGLVDLICERTVDNNITERPAATNLGPWFDVCRPNCCANRRGPKPTVAAADSTVGVPGTVPGA from the coding sequence ATGACCGCACAGGCATTTCACCCGCTCGACGGTGTTGACGACAATGGCAGGATGGCGCCGAAGGACTACGACGCTATTGTGCTCGCCTCCTTCGGCGGACCCGAAGGCCAGGAAGATGTCATTCCGTTCCTCCGGAACGTGACCCGGGGCCGCGGTATCCCCGACGAACGGCTCGAAGAGGTCTCGCACCACTACCGTGCCAACGGCGGCATCAGCCCGATCAACGCGCAGAACCGTGCGCTGAAAGCGGCGATGGAGGCCGAACTGGCCAGCCGCGGGATCGACCTGCCGGTGTTCTGGGGCAACCGCAACTGGGCCCCGTTCATTGCTGACACGCTGCAGGAGGCGTACGACGCCGGCCACCGCCGCGTGCTGACCGTCACCACCAGCGCCTACTCCTGTTACTCCAGCTGCCGCCAGTACCGCGAGGACCTGGGGATGGCCCTGGTGGAAACCGGCCTCGACGGGAAGCTCGAGGTGGACAAGGTCCGGCAGTACTTCGACCACCCCGGCTTCGTTGAGCCCTTCGTTGAAGGGGTGACCGATGGCCTGGCCGCGCTGCGCCGGAAGCTCGCCGACAGCGGGGAGGCTGATGCGCCAATCCACATCCTGTTCGCGACCCATTCGATTCCCACCGGTGACGCCGACGCCGCCGGCCCCCGGGTCAACGGCGAAGCCGACGGCGGCCCCGCCTATGCTGAGGGCGCCTACGTGGCCCAGCACCTGGCCACCGCGCAGGCGGTCCTGGACCGCATCCCGACGTCGGCCAACGTCGACTGGTCGCTGGTGTACCAGTCGCGCTCCGGAGCCCCCCATGTGCCGTGGCTTGAGCCGGACATCAACGACGCCATCAAGGACCTCGCCGCTGCCGGCACCAAGGGCGTCGTGATCGTTCCTCTCGGGTTCGTCAGCGACCACATGGAAGTGAAGTGGGACCTCGACACGGAGGCCCTGGAGACCTGCGCCGATCTGGGCGTCCTCGCTGAGCGGGTGCCGACCCCGGGAACCCACGAGAAGTTCGTCGCCGGTCTGGTAGACCTGATCTGCGAACGGACCGTCGACAACAACATCACCGAACGGCCCGCCGCAACGAACCTGGGACCCTGGTTCGACGTGTGCCGGCCCAACTGCTGCGCCAACCGCCGGGGGCCCAAGCCCACGGTGGCCGCCGCCGACTCGACGGTCGGTGTACCGGGGACGGTGCCGGGCGCGTGA
- the hemC gene encoding hydroxymethylbilane synthase, with amino-acid sequence MTQPLRVGTRASALALTQTTTVAERISDLSGAQHELVRIRTEGDVHKGSLTQIGGTGVFVAALRDALLADRCDLAVHSLKDLPTTLADGLTVAAIPERSDTRDALCARDGLTLATLPDGATVGTGSPRRAAQLRAARPGLDVIDIRGNVDTRLARVAGLSESGPGDLDAVVLAAAGLLRLGRDSHITELIDPAVMLPAPGQGALAVECRTGDAGDSPFAAALHDYDHTRTRLAVTAERAVLRRLEAGCSAPIGALATVNDGVLALQAVVCSLDGTKLLRLARSGRDLSVDGADALGVGLAEDLLAAGAATIAPLTAQ; translated from the coding sequence GTGACCCAGCCGCTCCGGGTAGGCACCCGCGCCAGCGCGCTGGCGCTCACCCAGACCACCACGGTCGCCGAGCGGATCAGTGACCTGAGCGGGGCGCAGCACGAACTGGTCCGGATCCGCACCGAAGGGGACGTCCACAAGGGATCCCTCACCCAGATCGGCGGGACCGGGGTGTTCGTCGCCGCGCTCCGGGACGCGCTGCTCGCTGACCGCTGTGACCTTGCGGTGCACTCCCTGAAGGATCTGCCGACCACCCTTGCCGACGGGTTGACGGTAGCTGCCATTCCGGAACGCTCCGACACCCGGGACGCGCTGTGCGCCCGCGACGGACTGACCCTGGCCACCCTGCCCGACGGCGCCACCGTGGGAACCGGGTCGCCCCGCCGGGCTGCGCAGTTGCGGGCCGCCCGGCCGGGTCTGGACGTCATCGACATCCGCGGCAACGTGGATACCCGGCTGGCCCGGGTGGCCGGGCTGAGCGAATCGGGACCCGGGGACCTGGACGCCGTGGTACTCGCAGCGGCCGGGCTGCTCCGACTCGGCCGCGATTCCCACATCACCGAACTCATCGACCCGGCCGTCATGTTGCCGGCTCCCGGCCAGGGTGCCCTGGCCGTCGAATGCCGGACCGGCGACGCCGGGGATTCACCGTTCGCCGCGGCCCTGCACGACTACGACCACACCCGGACCCGGTTGGCGGTCACAGCAGAGCGGGCCGTCCTGCGCCGGCTCGAGGCGGGGTGCAGTGCCCCCATCGGGGCGCTCGCCACCGTCAACGACGGGGTCCTCGCCCTGCAGGCAGTGGTGTGCAGCCTCGACGGGACGAAACTGCTCCGTCTGGCCCGCTCGGGACGGGACCTGTCCGTTGACGGCGCCGACGCGCTGGGTGTGGGGCTCGCCGAGGACCTGCTCGCTGCGGGCGCCGCCACCATCGCGCCGTTGACCGCTCAATGA
- a CDS encoding uroporphyrinogen-III synthase has product MIPAPASGALPLDGVSTVLLRGADQAGLIVGELTSRGATVKLLPLIDFEIPQDTAPLDAALGSLREGGYHWLIVTSSTTVRALKQRSAHLGLDLPGGIPRHTRIAAVGEATASALAAEGYRVDLVPGRSGQESSASGLAAALGMLPPMGRVLLPQADLAADTLERSLREQGWDVLRVIAYRTVAYPAVAAQRLTTEISLASERGVPRPASTETELDPAGFWAAVADGAVDAVVFTSPSTVRRLSEQRPGPSGKDFPAGLAAVMIGASTAAEAVRWGIPVASVAAEPTPAGIADAVAVAVAGPLPIVTG; this is encoded by the coding sequence ATGATTCCAGCCCCGGCCTCCGGTGCGCTGCCGCTTGATGGTGTCAGCACTGTGTTGCTGCGCGGGGCAGACCAGGCAGGGCTGATTGTTGGGGAACTGACCTCCCGGGGGGCGACGGTGAAGCTGCTGCCGCTTATTGACTTCGAAATTCCCCAGGACACTGCACCGCTTGATGCCGCCCTGGGTAGCCTGCGCGAGGGCGGGTATCACTGGCTCATCGTGACGAGCAGCACCACGGTCCGCGCCCTGAAACAGCGCTCGGCCCACCTCGGTTTGGATCTCCCCGGTGGGATTCCCCGTCACACCCGCATTGCGGCAGTCGGGGAGGCCACCGCCAGTGCCCTGGCAGCCGAAGGCTACCGGGTGGATCTGGTGCCCGGGCGGTCCGGCCAGGAAAGCTCGGCGTCCGGGCTGGCAGCCGCCCTGGGCATGCTGCCACCCATGGGCCGTGTCCTGCTCCCGCAGGCCGACCTCGCGGCTGACACCCTGGAGCGTTCACTCAGGGAACAGGGCTGGGATGTGCTCCGGGTCATTGCCTACCGAACGGTCGCTTACCCGGCGGTGGCTGCGCAGCGGCTGACCACCGAGATTTCGCTGGCCTCCGAACGGGGTGTGCCGCGACCAGCGTCGACCGAGACCGAGTTGGATCCGGCGGGTTTCTGGGCGGCCGTGGCCGACGGCGCAGTCGACGCGGTGGTGTTCACCTCACCGAGCACCGTCCGCAGGTTGAGCGAGCAACGTCCCGGACCCAGCGGGAAGGATTTTCCGGCCGGGCTCGCCGCCGTCATGATCGGTGCCAGCACAGCTGCGGAAGCGGTGCGGTGGGGCATCCCCGTCGCTTCCGTGGCCGCCGAGCCGACCCCCGCGGGAATCGCCGACGCCGTCGCCGTCGCCGTCGCGGGACCACTTCCAATCGTGACAGGCTAA
- the hemB gene encoding porphobilinogen synthase codes for MSFPQHRPRRLRTTPALRRLTAEHRLSPAELVLPAFIREGLTSPHPISSMPGVVQHTTDSLKRAAAEAVGLGVGGIMLFGVPAHRDATGSAGLDPEGVLNRAIADVRAEVGDGLVIMSDVCLDEFTDHGHCGVLAADGTVDNDATLAVYAEMAVAQADAGAHVLGPSGMMDGQVAVIRQALEEAGHQETAVLAYAAKYASAFYGPFREAVDSQLQGDRRTYQMDAANRREALLEVELDLEEGADMVMVKPAMSYLDILADVAALSPVPVGAYQISGEYAMIEAAAANGWIDRRRAIEESVLGIKRAGANIILTYWAAELAGWLKEQHS; via the coding sequence ATGAGTTTCCCCCAACACCGGCCCCGTCGGTTGCGGACCACGCCGGCGCTGCGCCGCCTGACCGCCGAGCACCGCCTCAGCCCCGCCGAGCTGGTGCTGCCAGCCTTTATCAGGGAGGGCCTGACCAGCCCCCACCCTATTTCGTCGATGCCCGGGGTGGTACAGCACACCACCGACTCCCTGAAGCGCGCCGCAGCGGAAGCTGTCGGGTTGGGCGTTGGCGGAATCATGCTGTTCGGTGTTCCCGCGCACCGCGATGCGACCGGCAGCGCTGGCCTGGATCCGGAGGGCGTGCTGAACCGTGCGATCGCCGATGTCCGCGCCGAGGTGGGCGATGGTCTCGTGATCATGAGTGACGTGTGCCTGGATGAATTCACCGATCACGGGCACTGCGGTGTCCTGGCCGCTGACGGCACTGTCGACAACGACGCGACGCTCGCCGTCTACGCCGAGATGGCCGTCGCCCAGGCGGACGCCGGTGCCCACGTCTTGGGGCCGTCGGGGATGATGGACGGCCAGGTCGCGGTCATCCGGCAGGCCCTCGAGGAGGCGGGACATCAGGAGACGGCCGTCCTGGCCTACGCCGCCAAATACGCTTCGGCGTTCTACGGCCCGTTCCGGGAAGCCGTGGACTCCCAGCTACAGGGCGACCGGCGCACCTACCAGATGGATGCCGCCAACCGCCGCGAGGCACTCCTCGAGGTCGAGTTGGACCTCGAAGAGGGTGCTGACATGGTGATGGTCAAACCGGCCATGAGCTACCTCGACATCCTGGCCGACGTCGCTGCGCTCTCCCCGGTGCCGGTCGGGGCCTACCAGATCTCCGGCGAGTACGCCATGATCGAAGCCGCCGCAGCCAACGGGTGGATCGACCGCCGCCGGGCCATCGAAGAATCGGTCCTCGGCATCAAACGCGCCGGGGCAAACATCATTTTGACCTACTGGGCCGCCGAACTTGCCGGCTGGCTGAAGGAGCAACACTCATGA
- the hemL gene encoding glutamate-1-semialdehyde 2,1-aminomutase yields the protein MTVSEDLFARAQTLMPGGVNSPVRAFGSVGGTPRFLVSAKGPHVIDADGTEYVDLVCSWGPALLGHGHPAVLDAVHRAADNGLSFGASTPAEADLAQLVQNRVPAVERLRMVSTGTEATMTAVRLARGYTGRNLIVKFAGCYHGHLDSLLAAAGSGVATLALPGSAGVTAATAAETLVLPYNDLAAVEAAFADHGDSIAAVITEAAPANMGVVTPGPGFNAGLARITAAHGALLIVDEVLTGFRVGPGGYWGLTGGAADTAEAWTPDLLTFGKVIGGGLPAAALGGREEVMNHLAPLGPVYQAGTLSGNPLAMAAGVAQLTAATPEVYRHIDSASLALSTALSTELDRAGVDHSIQRAGNLFSVAFGTSSGGVHNYADALAQEAYRYAPFFHSMLDSGVYLPPSVFEAWFLSSAHDDAALNRIYEALPAAAAAAARATPDS from the coding sequence ATGACCGTTTCAGAAGATCTCTTCGCCCGCGCGCAGACCCTCATGCCGGGTGGTGTGAACTCGCCGGTCAGGGCCTTCGGGTCCGTCGGCGGCACCCCCCGCTTCCTGGTCTCCGCGAAGGGCCCCCACGTGATCGACGCCGACGGCACGGAATACGTCGACCTGGTCTGCTCGTGGGGGCCAGCGCTGCTCGGACACGGCCACCCGGCGGTGCTGGATGCGGTGCACCGCGCCGCCGACAACGGTCTATCCTTTGGAGCTTCGACCCCGGCCGAGGCTGACCTCGCGCAGCTGGTGCAGAATCGGGTGCCCGCCGTGGAACGGTTGCGGATGGTCTCCACCGGCACCGAAGCCACCATGACCGCTGTCCGGCTGGCCCGCGGCTACACCGGACGCAACCTGATTGTGAAGTTCGCCGGGTGCTATCACGGTCACCTGGACTCGCTGCTGGCCGCCGCTGGGTCCGGCGTCGCCACCCTGGCGTTGCCCGGCTCGGCCGGGGTCACCGCGGCCACCGCAGCCGAGACACTGGTCCTGCCCTACAACGACCTTGCCGCCGTTGAGGCCGCGTTCGCCGACCACGGGGATTCAATCGCCGCGGTCATCACCGAGGCAGCACCGGCCAACATGGGTGTCGTCACGCCCGGCCCCGGCTTCAATGCCGGCCTTGCCAGGATCACCGCAGCGCATGGCGCGCTGCTCATTGTCGACGAGGTTCTCACCGGATTCCGGGTGGGCCCGGGTGGGTACTGGGGCCTCACCGGTGGCGCGGCCGACACCGCCGAGGCCTGGACCCCCGACCTGCTGACCTTCGGAAAGGTGATCGGTGGCGGACTCCCCGCTGCGGCCCTTGGCGGCCGCGAAGAGGTGATGAATCACCTTGCCCCGCTCGGCCCCGTCTACCAGGCTGGCACGCTGTCGGGCAACCCGCTGGCGATGGCCGCCGGAGTCGCCCAGCTGACCGCCGCGACGCCGGAGGTCTACCGGCACATCGACTCCGCGTCGCTGGCCCTGTCGACGGCACTGTCCACCGAACTGGACCGGGCCGGGGTAGACCACTCCATCCAGCGCGCCGGCAACCTGTTCAGCGTGGCCTTCGGTACGTCGTCGGGCGGTGTGCACAACTACGCTGACGCGCTGGCGCAGGAGGCCTACCGGTACGCTCCGTTCTTCCACTCAATGCTGGACTCCGGTGTCTACCTGCCGCCGTCGGTGTTCGAGGCCTGGTTCCTGTCCTCGGCGCACGACGACGCCGCCCTGAACCGGATCTACGAGGCTCTGCCCGCCGCCGCGGCGGCCGCTGCGCGAGCGACGCCGGACAGCTGA
- a CDS encoding MetQ/NlpA family ABC transporter substrate-binding protein yields the protein MRKLLTLTITGVAASLALSACGGSADTEVVSSLDPANPQTITVGASPQPHARILEFVDENLAEDAGLDLEITEFDDYTTPNIALSDGDLDANYFQHLPYFESQVEGQGYEFAHGEGVHIEPYAAFSEQHGDVAEIPEGGRIAITNDPSNQARALTLLQDAGLLQDIAEDASVLALSDEQNPMGLEFIENQPELLLNDLQDPSVDLAIINGNYILDAGLSTTDALVVESLDGNPYANFLAWNTASEGDARIDKLEELLHSPEVKAHIEEQWPSGDVAPAS from the coding sequence TTGCGCAAGCTACTTACCCTCACCATTACCGGTGTCGCTGCTTCCCTGGCCCTGAGCGCCTGTGGAGGGTCAGCCGATACCGAGGTCGTCTCCTCGCTGGACCCGGCAAACCCTCAGACCATCACCGTCGGCGCGAGTCCGCAACCCCACGCCCGGATCCTCGAATTTGTCGACGAGAACCTCGCCGAGGACGCAGGGCTCGACCTTGAGATCACCGAGTTCGACGACTACACGACCCCCAATATCGCGCTCAGCGACGGGGATCTGGATGCCAACTATTTCCAGCACCTGCCCTACTTTGAGAGCCAGGTCGAGGGCCAGGGCTACGAGTTCGCCCATGGTGAGGGTGTCCACATCGAACCGTACGCCGCTTTTTCAGAGCAGCACGGGGACGTCGCTGAGATCCCCGAGGGTGGACGTATTGCGATCACCAACGATCCATCCAACCAGGCCCGCGCGCTGACCCTGCTGCAGGATGCCGGGCTGCTGCAGGACATTGCCGAGGACGCGTCAGTGCTCGCGCTTTCCGACGAGCAGAACCCGATGGGCCTGGAGTTTATCGAGAACCAGCCGGAGCTGCTGCTGAACGACCTGCAGGATCCCAGCGTTGACCTGGCAATCATCAACGGGAATTACATCCTCGACGCCGGGTTGAGCACCACTGATGCACTGGTGGTGGAGTCGCTGGACGGCAACCCGTACGCAAACTTCCTGGCGTGGAACACCGCGTCGGAGGGCGACGCGCGGATCGACAAGCTGGAGGAACTCCTGCACTCCCCCGAGGTCAAGGCCCACATTGAGGAACAGTGGCCGAGCGGCGACGTCGCACCGGCTTCCTAG
- a CDS encoding methionine ABC transporter permease, with the protein MEFFDQLFTNPGITRALPEEFAATLQMVGISGFFTLLIGLPLGVFLSASAPDGLRPMPLTNKVISGVVVNITRSIPFAILMVSLIPLARLLTGTSIGPVAASVSLSIGAIPFFARLVETSLRDVSSGKIDAALVMGSTRMQVVSKVLLREALPGLIAAFATTLVTLVGYSAMAGIIGGGGLGRLAYNYGLQRFDTTVMVVVIVIIVLIVQAIQLAGDAAARRVDHRSAATAGSGRRLRRRAAVQVVGS; encoded by the coding sequence ATGGAATTTTTTGATCAGCTGTTCACCAACCCGGGCATTACCCGCGCGTTGCCCGAGGAATTTGCAGCGACCCTGCAGATGGTCGGCATCTCAGGGTTCTTCACCCTGTTGATCGGGCTACCCCTGGGTGTCTTCCTTTCCGCCAGCGCCCCCGACGGGCTCCGGCCGATGCCCCTGACCAACAAGGTGATCAGCGGCGTCGTCGTCAACATCACCCGTTCCATTCCGTTCGCCATCCTGATGGTGTCCCTGATCCCGCTGGCCCGGCTCCTGACCGGCACCTCGATCGGGCCGGTCGCGGCGTCAGTGTCGCTGAGCATCGGCGCCATCCCGTTCTTCGCACGCCTGGTCGAGACGTCGCTGAGGGATGTGAGCAGCGGAAAGATCGATGCCGCGCTCGTAATGGGGTCTACCCGGATGCAGGTGGTGAGCAAGGTCCTGCTTCGTGAGGCGCTTCCTGGCCTGATTGCCGCGTTCGCTACCACGCTGGTCACCCTGGTCGGCTATTCAGCGATGGCAGGAATTATCGGTGGTGGCGGGCTGGGACGGCTGGCCTACAACTACGGCCTGCAACGGTTCGACACCACGGTCATGGTGGTGGTGATCGTCATCATCGTGCTCATTGTGCAGGCCATCCAGCTTGCCGGCGACGCAGCCGCGCGCCGCGTTGATCATCGCTCGGCCGCGACAGCGGGAAGCGGCAGGCGGCTCCGCCGTCGGGCCGCCGTCCAGGTGGTCGGCAGCTAG